The Streptomyces spororaveus genome includes a region encoding these proteins:
- a CDS encoding helicase associated domain-containing protein, giving the protein MPSPAPAAGRTAKRPHKAQQAFQRGLVALAQWVEREGTDRPVPRAHGEEIAVDGEAETVVVKLGVWVSDAKSRRDKLTADRLASLVKLGVDWA; this is encoded by the coding sequence GTGCCCTCACCCGCCCCCGCGGCGGGTCGTACGGCGAAGCGCCCGCACAAGGCGCAGCAGGCGTTTCAGCGGGGCCTGGTGGCGCTCGCGCAGTGGGTGGAGCGCGAAGGCACGGACCGGCCGGTGCCCCGCGCCCACGGCGAGGAGATCGCGGTCGACGGCGAGGCGGAGACGGTGGTCGTGAAGCTGGGCGTATGGGTCTCCGACGCCAAGAGCCGGCGCGACAAGCTCACCGCCGATCGGCTCGCCTCGCTCGTGAAGCTGGGCGTGGACTGGGCGTGA
- a CDS encoding RICIN domain-containing protein, with protein MAIGFRLPRGLAAASTALLTLAAVPLTASSASAATPICLSGKLQYDYQSAEAGRGKPTLTKPVRNANIQLWGKEKSTDAPRQLTADYQYTAVADGGFNLCHTPTTTTTMSSMWVRFTAESTRLWKVSDTTGTAYTYDSPVQNNVAASATLGTLKPSNARAWHAFDTLNLLWWARSNPVSYCWSSHEANNACTELNVQWTANSADGPSYDLANTVHLAATDPDSEHTVLHEASHFFQHRLYNGKFPQVTGCSPHFVEQASSPSCSWTEAFADATAAYLLKDYRYVWPDGASQSFTYTTGWHTGDQVQGNVDGALLDLWNNVDGGWDRTISVMTARQPGTFADYFKTGRPTANPALATTGSALTYLAAHAINYGPTIVGDGRTHALTNGGGLALERSDQCGASGSSPAVLATFDAARAKQRWTLRAEANGTAKLIDGCPDALVLTAPSTAGGQATLRAVNSSNPWQDWKVTQNSSGTYTITNPATGYSLDSAPVTPGAAVTANPVGNANTQNWAALN; from the coding sequence GTGGCCATCGGATTCCGGCTGCCACGCGGCTTAGCCGCCGCGAGCACCGCCCTGCTCACCCTCGCCGCCGTCCCGCTGACGGCGTCCAGCGCCTCGGCCGCGACCCCCATCTGCCTGAGCGGCAAACTCCAGTACGACTACCAGTCCGCCGAAGCCGGCCGGGGCAAGCCCACCCTGACCAAGCCGGTCCGCAACGCGAACATCCAGCTGTGGGGCAAGGAGAAGTCCACCGACGCCCCACGCCAGCTCACCGCCGACTACCAGTACACCGCCGTCGCCGACGGCGGCTTCAACCTCTGCCACACCCCCACCACCACGACCACGATGAGCAGCATGTGGGTACGGTTCACAGCTGAGAGCACCCGGTTGTGGAAGGTCAGCGACACCACTGGCACCGCCTACACCTACGACTCGCCTGTCCAGAACAACGTCGCTGCCAGCGCCACCCTGGGCACCCTCAAGCCGTCGAACGCACGGGCCTGGCACGCCTTCGACACCCTCAACCTCCTGTGGTGGGCCCGCAGCAACCCCGTCAGCTACTGCTGGTCCTCCCATGAGGCGAACAACGCCTGCACGGAACTCAACGTCCAGTGGACAGCCAACTCGGCCGACGGCCCCTCCTACGACCTGGCCAACACCGTCCACCTCGCCGCCACCGACCCCGACTCCGAGCACACCGTGCTCCACGAAGCCAGCCACTTCTTCCAGCACCGCCTGTACAACGGCAAGTTCCCGCAGGTCACCGGCTGCAGCCCGCACTTCGTCGAGCAGGCGAGCTCCCCCAGCTGCTCCTGGACCGAGGCGTTCGCCGACGCCACGGCCGCCTACCTCCTGAAGGACTACCGCTACGTGTGGCCCGACGGTGCCAGCCAGAGCTTCACCTACACCACCGGCTGGCACACCGGGGACCAGGTCCAGGGCAACGTGGACGGCGCGCTGCTGGACCTGTGGAACAACGTCGACGGCGGCTGGGACCGGACCATCAGCGTGATGACGGCACGTCAGCCTGGCACCTTTGCCGACTACTTCAAGACCGGGCGGCCCACCGCCAACCCCGCGCTCGCCACCACCGGAAGCGCACTCACCTACCTGGCCGCCCACGCCATCAACTACGGCCCCACCATCGTGGGCGACGGCCGGACCCACGCCCTCACCAACGGCGGCGGCCTGGCCCTGGAACGCTCCGACCAGTGCGGCGCCTCCGGCAGCTCCCCCGCCGTCCTCGCCACCTTCGACGCCGCGCGCGCCAAGCAGCGGTGGACGCTGCGGGCGGAGGCGAACGGCACCGCCAAGCTCATCGACGGCTGCCCGGACGCGCTCGTGCTGACCGCACCCAGCACCGCCGGCGGCCAGGCCACCCTACGGGCCGTCAACTCCTCCAATCCGTGGCAGGACTGGAAGGTCACCCAGAACAGCAGCGGCACCTACACGATCACCAACCCGGCGACCGGCTACTCCCTCGACAGCGCCCCCGTCACCCCCGGCGCTGCTGTCACCGCCAACCCGGTCGGCAACGCCAACACCCAGAACTGGGCCGCCCTCAACTGA
- a CDS encoding DUF885 family protein, with product MRRSLQSYATSEGWAHYCEEMALEAGFGDGDPRHTAAVARDALLRLTRLACVIGLHTGELTHPQAAARFEAEAHTPPALAAQQATRCLLDPQAGDYTRGKFAILDLRDQARRHWGPGFTHTRFHTALLNLGAPPLALLPALLGAGRR from the coding sequence GTGCGCCGCAGCCTGCAGTCCTACGCGACCAGCGAAGGCTGGGCGCACTACTGCGAGGAGATGGCCCTGGAAGCGGGCTTCGGCGACGGCGACCCCCGGCACACCGCGGCCGTCGCCCGCGACGCACTGCTGCGCCTGACACGCCTGGCTTGCGTCATCGGGCTGCACACCGGCGAACTCACCCACCCACAGGCGGCCGCCCGGTTCGAAGCAGAGGCACACACACCCCCGGCACTCGCCGCACAGCAGGCCACGCGCTGCCTGCTCGACCCCCAGGCAGGCGACTACACCCGGGGAAAGTTCGCGATCCTCGACCTGCGTGACCAAGCCCGCCGGCACTGGGGGCCCGGCTTCACCCACACCCGCTTCCACACGGCGCTGCTCAACCTGGGCGCGCCACCACTGGCCCTGCTGCCGGCTCTGCTCGGAGCGGGCCGACGATGA
- a CDS encoding LysE family translocator, whose translation MSVLSDPHQLLLFVGASAALVCVPGPNLVYICTRSIAQGTRAGMVSALGVETGTLIHALATAFGVAALVSAEPAALKALTLLGAAYLLYLGIRSLTGAGSPDNSAQPVPSSLWRVYREGILVNVLNPKVMLFFLAFLPQWVSHDADGAQARMELLILAAITFTVALAMDLGYAATAGALARRLRGRAAPGRGRTRYLVALVYLGLAAAAMFS comes from the coding sequence ATGAGCGTCCTCTCCGACCCGCATCAGCTGCTGCTCTTCGTGGGCGCGTCCGCGGCCCTCGTCTGCGTGCCCGGACCGAACCTCGTCTACATCTGCACGCGCAGCATCGCCCAGGGCACCCGCGCCGGGATGGTCTCGGCACTCGGGGTGGAGACCGGCACCCTGATACACGCCCTCGCCACCGCCTTCGGAGTCGCCGCACTCGTCTCCGCCGAACCGGCAGCACTCAAAGCCCTCACCCTGCTCGGCGCCGCCTACCTCCTCTACCTCGGAATCCGTTCCCTCACCGGAGCCGGCTCGCCCGACAACTCGGCCCAGCCCGTTCCCAGCAGCCTCTGGCGCGTCTACCGCGAAGGGATCCTCGTCAATGTCCTCAACCCGAAGGTCATGCTCTTCTTCCTGGCCTTCCTGCCACAGTGGGTGAGCCACGACGCCGACGGCGCACAGGCCCGTATGGAACTGCTGATACTCGCCGCGATTACCTTCACGGTCGCGCTGGCCATGGACCTGGGGTACGCGGCCACCGCCGGCGCACTCGCGAGAAGGCTGCGCGGCCGCGCAGCGCCGGGCCGAGGCAGGACCCGGTACCTCGTCGCCCTCGTCTACCTCGGACTCGCGGCCGCCGCCATGTTCAGCTGA
- a CDS encoding HNH endonuclease: MPPLEGEGSADGTDTDRNVQLLCRPCHRLKTRARTLGAAGAPFRGCRATSVQRR, from the coding sequence ATGCCCCCACTCGAAGGCGAGGGCAGCGCCGACGGGACGGACACGGACAGGAACGTGCAACTGCTCTGTCGTCCGTGCCACCGACTCAAGACGCGTGCGAGGACTCTGGGGGCCGCTGGTGCCCCGTTCCGAGGCTGCCGGGCTACCTCGGTGCAACGCCGATAA